A genomic region of Solanum dulcamara chromosome 2, daSolDulc1.2, whole genome shotgun sequence contains the following coding sequences:
- the LOC129880326 gene encoding 40S ribosomal protein S16, which translates to MMAAPATVESVQCFGRKKTAVAVTHCKRGRGLIKINGVPIELVQPEILRYKAFEPILLLGRQRFAGVDMRIRVKGGGHTSQIYAIRQSIAKALVAFYQKYVDEQSKKEIKDILIRYDRTLLVADPRRCEPKKFGGRGARSRFQKSYR; encoded by the coding sequence ATGATGGCGGCACCGGCGACAGTGGAGTCCGTGCAATGTTTCGGGCGGAAGAAGACGGCGGTGGCAGTGACTCACTGCAAGCGTGGCCGTGGCTTGATCAAAATCAACGGAGTTCCTATCGAGCTTGTTCAGCCGGAGATTCTCCGATACAAAGCTTTCGAGCCAATCCTCCTATTAGGTCGTCAACGATTCGCCGGAGTTGACATGAGAATCCGCGTCAAAGGAGGAGGTCATACGTCTCAGATCTACGCTATTCGTCAGTCCATAGCAAAGGCTCTTGTTGCATTCTATCAGAAGTACGTTGATGAACAGTCGAAGAAGGAGATTAAGGATATTCTGATTCGATATGATAGGACTTTGCTTGTTGCTGATCCTAGACGTTGTGAGCCTAAGAAGTTTGGTGGTCGTGGTGCTCGATCTAGGTTCCAGAAATCTTACCGTTGA
- the LOC129880325 gene encoding probable xyloglucan endotransglucosylase/hydrolase protein 33, with protein MFFFISIFHSINSRAIFGPHSHKQQEKKMEFFLHDRKFVLTKLLILCMIVVVSCRGPVYKPPEIEKLTDNFSRLSVNQGYNVFYGGSNIRMTNNGSSADIILDKSSGSGLISKDKYYYGFFNAALKLPAHFTSGVVVAFYMSNSDVFPHNHDEIDFELLGHEKRRDWVLQTNLYGNGSVHTGREEKFYLWFDPTLDFHDYTILWNNHHILFLVDNVPIREVVHNTAISSVYPSKPMSIIVTIWDGSEWATHGGKYPVNYNYAPFVTTIKGIELEGCVKQQQNNNNNNNNNSSILTPTCSRRSSTSSLDPVDGEGFMKLSQKQMIGLDWARRKHMFYSYCQDTKRYKVLPPECTAK; from the exons ATGTTTTTTTTCATCTCTATTTTTCACTCCATAAATAGCCGGGCCATTTTTGGCCCACATTCCCATaaacaacaagaaaaaaaaatggaattttTTCTTCATGATAGAAAATTTGTATTAACAAAGTTGTTGATTTTATGCatgattgttgttgtttcaTGTCGAGGTCCAGTGTATAAACCTCCAGAAATAGAGAAATTAACCGATAATTTTAGTCGATTATCGGTTAATCAAGGTTATAATGTGTTTTATGGAGGTTCTAATATTCGTATGACAAATAATGGATCCAGTGCTGATATTATCTTAGATAAATCTTCAG GTTCTGGACTAATCTCTAAAGACAAATATTACTATGGTTTCTTCAATGCTGCATTAAAATTGCCTGCTCATTTTACATCAGGAGTTGTTGTTGCCTTTTAT ATGTCAAATTCAGATGTGTTTCCACACAACCATGATGAAATAGACTTTGAATTGCTTGGACATGAGAAGAGAAGGGATTGGGTTCTGCAGACAAATCTTTATGGAAATGGAAGTGTTCACActggaagagaagaaaaattctACCTCTGGTTTGATCCAACTTTGGATTTCCATGACTATACCATCCTTTGGAACAATCATCACATACT ATTTCTTGTGGACAATGTACCAATAAGAGAAGTGGTTCACAACACAGCAATCTCTTCAGTTTACCCATCAAAGCCAATGTCAATTATAGTGACAATATGGGATGGATCAGAATGGGCAACACATGGAGGAAAATACCCTGTAAACTACAATTATGCACCCTTTGTAACAACAATAAAAGGAATAGAATTAGAAGGTTGTGTAaagcaacaacaaaataataataataataataataataattcttcAATATTAACTCCTACATGTTCTAGGAGAAGTAGTACTTCAAGTTTGGACCCTGTTGATGGAGAAGGGTTTATGAAATTATCACAAAAACAAATGATAGGACTAGATTGGGCTAGGAGAAAACACATGTTCTACTCATATTGTCAAGATACTAAGAGATACAAAGTTCTACCTCCAGAGTGCACCGCTAAATAG
- the LOC129870063 gene encoding glycine-rich protein DC9.1-like yields the protein MVEIVCSGGGDGINYNGDSRGGDGGVDDYRDGGGGYEGDGYKDGGGGGGDEGDGYRDDGGGDNGYNHHDGRAKLSVTIGMVVDNGSGGDKGGSGDDW from the exons ATGGTGGAGATAGTTTgtagtggtggtggtgatg GAATTAACTATAATGGTGATAGTCGTGGTGGAGATGGAGGTGTCGACGACTATAGAGACGGTGGTGGTGGGTACGAAGGCGACGGCTACAAAGacggtggtggtggtggtggggaCGAAGGCGACGGCTACAGAGACGATGGTGGTGGTGACAATGGATATAATCATCATGATGGAAGAGCTAAGCTAAGTGTG ACGATAGGAATGGTGGTTGACAATGGTAGTGGTGGTGACAAAGGTGGTAGTGGTGATGACTGGTGA
- the LOC129870071 gene encoding uncharacterized mitochondrial protein AtMg00820-like, giving the protein MTIPGLSTIAPISSNNIDQNPSLDIGCEHTTVEHSEDQIHVVDGAGSGESSLAEVTLTEDPSAPRRSVKSKQPSTWLRDFVSLNITSDVQYPLSNYVNYSHLSPTYQHYIAATSTITEPTSYADAIKDSRWVDAMQAEIQALENNNTWEITTLPAGKRPIGCRWVYKIKYKSIGEVERFKARLVAKGYSQQEGIDYKETFSPVVKMVTVRSILALAASNQ; this is encoded by the coding sequence ATGACCATTCCAGGTTTATCTACTATAGCTCCCATATCTTCTAACAATATTGATCAGAATCCAAGCCTTGATATAGGATGTGAGCATACTACTGTGGAGCATTCTGAGGATCAAATACATGTTGTAGATGGTGCTGGCTCTGGGGAATCTAGCCTTGCAGAAGTAACCCTTACTGAGGATCCTAGTGCTCCTAGAAGATCTGTAAAATCTAAGCAACCTTCAACATGGCTGAGGGACTTTGTTTCCCTAAACATAACCAGTGATGTTCAATATCCTTTATCCAACTATGTGAACTATTCTCATCTATCTCCCACATATCAGCATTATATTGCTGCTACTTCCACTATAACAGAACCTACCAGCTATGCAGATGCCATCAAGGATTCAAGATGGGTTGATGCTATGCAAGCAGAGATTCAAGCATTAGAAAACAATAATACCTGGGAGATCACTACCTTGCCTGCAGGTAAAAGACCTATTGGCTGTAGGTGGGTTTATAAAATCAAATACAAGTCCATAGGTGAAGTAGAAAGATTCAAGGCCAGGTTAGTTGCCAAAGGTTACAGTCAGCAAGAAGGTATTGACTACAAAGAGACATTTTCTCCAGTTGTGAAGATGGTCACAGTAAGATCTATTCTAGCTCTTGCTGCCTCCAACCAGTGA